A window of Natrinema salifodinae contains these coding sequences:
- a CDS encoding ABC transporter ATP-binding protein, translated as MAQQTETQTTQERITDSNGVAVESALVGDDLELSYPTSEETIVECARLDIPENAVTALVGPNGSGKSTLLKALSNHLEPDAGSVTIHGEDLDSFDRKELARELGVLSQENDSLGSITVEDLVYHGRYPHRGFFDGVSEADHRAVERALDLAGIDHIRDAELGQLSGGQKQLAWIAMVLAQDTDVLLLDEPTTFLDVHHQFRVLETIRQLNEEKGVTVAVILHDISQAARFADYLVAMHDGELYDWGPPADVVTEQLLADVFGVEATVRYEPELQVLPKRALPDR; from the coding sequence ATGGCACAACAAACGGAGACCCAAACGACCCAGGAACGGATCACCGACAGCAACGGCGTCGCGGTCGAGAGCGCGCTCGTCGGCGACGACCTCGAGTTGAGTTACCCGACGAGCGAGGAGACGATCGTCGAGTGTGCGCGTCTGGACATCCCGGAGAACGCGGTGACCGCGCTCGTCGGCCCGAACGGCAGCGGGAAGAGTACGCTCCTGAAGGCGCTCTCGAACCACCTCGAACCGGACGCGGGTTCGGTCACGATCCACGGCGAGGACCTCGACTCCTTCGACCGGAAGGAACTGGCCCGCGAACTGGGCGTCCTCTCCCAGGAGAACGACTCGCTGGGCTCGATCACCGTCGAGGATCTGGTCTACCACGGCCGGTATCCCCACCGGGGCTTCTTCGACGGCGTCAGCGAGGCGGACCACCGCGCCGTCGAGCGCGCGCTCGACCTGGCCGGGATCGACCACATCCGCGACGCCGAACTCGGACAGCTAAGCGGCGGGCAGAAGCAGCTGGCCTGGATCGCCATGGTGTTGGCTCAGGACACCGACGTCCTGTTGCTCGACGAGCCGACGACGTTCCTCGACGTCCACCACCAGTTCCGCGTCCTCGAGACGATCCGCCAGCTCAACGAGGAGAAAGGCGTCACCGTGGCCGTCATCCTCCACGACATCTCGCAGGCGGCCCGCTTTGCGGACTACCTGGTCGCCATGCACGACGGCGAACTCTACGACTGGGGCCCGCCGGCAGACGTGGTGACCGAACAGCTGCTAGCTGACGTCTTCGGCGTCGAAGCCACCGTCCGGTACGAGCCCGAACTCCAAGTTCTGCCCAAACGCGCGCTCCCGGACCGCTGA
- a CDS encoding methyl-accepting chemotaxis protein, with product MHLDPWERVPAIRRSYALRFVAALAIVLLVVGLFGGSIYAQTGDQLQDDVESQLVTDAQKDANRLDIWFRSTERYLGSLPRSVAFRNDDRVAIADSLHRVTDRTAFEGAYYVDTETGDVDANAGATAVIDDGRMNDAVDERFATALEDDSQVVFSEPFETDDGRPAMLAVSGVPGESDHAVVGLVDLASLSRYMIGADETHDVRVVDESGTVVLAEDQSLLLQRDVLDSGAVADGTGTASIAPDETNGGDDETVVGYAALSHEGWTLTTRVPASQAYSLQTSISTQLLAMLAVVFASLVVLGATIGRTTAGSLRELSERAAAIENGDLDEPLESDRSDELGDLYRSIDRMRRSLRDRLEETEAARAEAERARAESEAFSERLERTADEYGETMRACADGDLTQRLDPDGESEAMATVAAEFNAMMDDIEATVAATRTFADAVDRAATSTADGVVEVRTASDQVTTSVQQIADGAERQSDQLAAITGEIDDLSTTTEEIAASASQVATLAERTAETSAAARESAQQAITGMNAIEEEATAAVAEVDRLEAEIEAIDDLLEFIGQVTTETNMLALNASIEAARSDSDDAEFSAVADQVKSLAADTKEAATDVEDRLERVGRQTDRVATVVRETDERIATHRSAVEASVSSLEEISEFAAETNDGVQEISAATQQQAGATQEVATMTDDVTAISEETSAEAETVAAAAEEQTSSLVEVSRSATSLSDQAKELADALAAFEVSADPDGDDPGAALSAIETETGTNGETDAAPAAEGEDEGDTVRTGTDGTTAGRKFDWQEPQ from the coding sequence ATGCACTTGGATCCGTGGGAGAGGGTACCAGCGATTCGTCGCAGCTACGCGCTTCGGTTCGTCGCCGCGCTCGCGATCGTCCTCCTCGTGGTGGGGCTGTTCGGCGGGAGCATCTACGCGCAGACCGGCGACCAATTACAGGACGACGTCGAGTCGCAACTCGTCACCGACGCTCAGAAGGACGCAAACCGGCTCGACATCTGGTTCCGGTCCACCGAGCGGTATCTGGGGTCGCTCCCTCGATCGGTCGCGTTTCGCAACGACGATCGGGTCGCGATCGCCGACTCCTTACACCGCGTGACCGACCGGACCGCGTTCGAGGGGGCCTATTACGTCGATACGGAGACGGGAGACGTCGACGCCAACGCCGGCGCGACCGCGGTCATCGACGACGGCCGGATGAACGACGCCGTCGACGAACGGTTCGCGACCGCCCTGGAAGACGATTCGCAGGTCGTCTTCTCCGAGCCGTTCGAGACCGACGACGGCCGGCCCGCGATGCTCGCCGTCAGCGGCGTGCCAGGCGAGTCCGATCACGCCGTCGTCGGACTCGTCGATCTCGCGTCGCTGTCCCGGTACATGATCGGGGCCGACGAGACCCACGACGTGCGCGTCGTCGACGAGAGCGGGACGGTCGTCCTCGCCGAGGATCAGTCGCTGCTGTTACAACGCGACGTCCTCGACTCCGGGGCCGTCGCCGACGGCACCGGCACCGCGTCGATCGCTCCCGACGAGACGAACGGTGGCGACGACGAGACCGTCGTCGGCTACGCGGCCCTCTCACACGAGGGGTGGACGCTAACGACCCGCGTCCCCGCGTCGCAGGCCTACTCGCTCCAGACGAGCATCTCGACCCAGCTCCTCGCGATGCTCGCCGTCGTCTTCGCCAGCCTGGTCGTCCTCGGCGCGACCATCGGGCGGACCACCGCCGGCTCGCTGCGCGAACTCTCCGAGCGGGCGGCGGCCATCGAGAACGGGGACCTCGACGAGCCGCTGGAGTCCGATCGGTCGGACGAGCTCGGCGACCTCTACCGATCGATCGATCGGATGCGACGGTCGCTGCGCGATCGCCTCGAAGAGACCGAGGCCGCCCGAGCCGAGGCCGAGCGCGCCCGCGCCGAGTCGGAGGCGTTCTCCGAGCGCCTCGAGCGGACGGCCGACGAGTACGGCGAGACGATGCGGGCCTGCGCCGACGGCGACCTCACGCAACGGCTCGACCCGGACGGCGAGAGCGAGGCCATGGCGACCGTCGCCGCGGAGTTCAACGCGATGATGGACGATATCGAGGCGACCGTCGCCGCGACGCGAACCTTCGCCGACGCGGTCGACCGGGCCGCTACGTCGACGGCCGACGGGGTCGTCGAGGTCCGGACGGCCTCCGATCAGGTGACGACCTCCGTCCAACAGATCGCCGACGGGGCCGAGCGCCAGAGCGACCAGCTCGCGGCGATCACCGGCGAGATCGACGACCTGTCGACGACGACCGAGGAGATCGCCGCGAGCGCGTCGCAGGTCGCCACCCTCGCGGAGCGGACCGCCGAGACCAGCGCGGCTGCCCGCGAGTCGGCGCAGCAGGCGATCACCGGCATGAACGCGATCGAAGAGGAGGCCACCGCCGCCGTCGCGGAAGTCGACCGGCTCGAGGCGGAGATCGAAGCGATCGACGACTTACTCGAGTTCATCGGCCAGGTGACCACCGAGACGAACATGCTCGCGCTCAACGCGAGCATCGAGGCCGCGCGCTCGGACTCCGACGACGCGGAGTTCTCCGCCGTCGCCGACCAGGTCAAGTCCCTCGCCGCGGACACCAAAGAGGCCGCGACGGACGTCGAAGACCGGCTCGAACGGGTCGGCCGGCAGACCGACCGGGTCGCGACGGTCGTTCGCGAGACGGACGAGCGGATCGCGACCCACCGTAGCGCGGTCGAGGCGTCGGTCTCGTCGCTCGAGGAGATCTCCGAATTCGCCGCCGAGACGAACGACGGCGTCCAGGAGATCTCGGCGGCGACCCAACAGCAGGCCGGCGCGACCCAGGAAGTCGCGACGATGACCGACGACGTGACGGCGATCAGCGAGGAGACCAGCGCCGAGGCCGAGACCGTCGCGGCGGCCGCGGAGGAACAGACCTCGTCGCTGGTCGAAGTCTCCCGGTCGGCCACGTCGCTGTCGGACCAGGCGAAGGAACTCGCCGACGCGCTCGCCGCGTTCGAGGTGTCGGCCGATCCGGACGGGGACGATCCGGGCGCGGCACTTTCGGCGATAGAGACGGAGACCGGAACGAACGGGGAGACGGACGCTGCGCCGGCCGCTGAGGGTGAGGACGAGGGCGATACCGTGAGGACCGGTACGGACGGGACGACGGCCGGGCGAAAGTTCGACTGGCAGGAGCCACAGTGA
- a CDS encoding cupin domain-containing protein, which translates to MTEPLVRRSDEIEYESVDAADGLEKGVLVSDDHGAPHFAIRRFVLEPGAEVPKHTNDVEHEQYVLDGEYTVGIGDEEYAVEPGDSLLIPAGTVHWYRNEGDEPGAFLCAVPNGNDEIELLE; encoded by the coding sequence ATGACCGAGCCACTGGTCCGGCGCAGCGACGAGATCGAGTACGAGTCCGTCGACGCGGCCGACGGCCTCGAGAAGGGCGTCCTCGTCAGCGACGACCACGGCGCGCCCCACTTCGCGATCCGCCGGTTCGTCCTCGAACCCGGCGCAGAGGTACCGAAACACACCAACGACGTCGAACACGAACAGTACGTCCTCGACGGCGAGTACACGGTCGGTATCGGTGACGAGGAGTACGCGGTCGAGCCTGGCGACTCGCTGTTGATCCCCGCCGGGACGGTCCACTGGTACCGCAACGAGGGCGACGAACCCGGCGCGTTCCTCTGTGCCGTCCCGAACGGGAACGACGAAATCGAACTCCTGGAGTGA
- a CDS encoding cold-shock protein, whose product MAKGTVDFFNDTGGYGFIETEDADEDVFFHMEDIGGPDLEEGQELEFDIEQAPKGPRATNVERL is encoded by the coding sequence ATGGCGAAAGGAACCGTTGATTTCTTCAACGACACTGGCGGCTACGGATTCATCGAGACTGAGGACGCGGACGAGGACGTCTTCTTCCACATGGAAGACATCGGCGGCCCTGACCTCGAAGAGGGTCAGGAACTCGAGTTCGACATCGAGCAGGCCCCCAAGGGCCCGCGCGCGACCAACGTCGAGCGCCTGTAA
- a CDS encoding ABC transporter substrate-binding protein, with amino-acid sequence MTDERTWTRRNVLRTSGAIAGVGAMAGCLDSLGSSGDEIEYTVSMPPVGEVGFPGVPETWATGNGTWADMGIALGQEPPGALWLTSRFHTQYYDEIPDVSVSKEGMVDLYEDGVDVEKFYDIDADLHVMDPNFMTNRYDSIDESDVEDIEQIGPIFGNTIFSRDYAWHDDYEYLTLYEAFGKLAEVFQEEERYEAFSALHDEFQSRVDEIVPPEDDRPEVAILWPMGEGEFLPYTIDEGTSFKQWRDLGVRDALAEANVSDFHDSRGRIDYENVLEIDPEIILFRGNEQLTADEFQEQVVAEMEDHNVASELKAVKNGDVYRGGPLHQGPIINLIMTERAARQVYDVDDELFDRQKVSDIVTGDF; translated from the coding sequence ATGACCGACGAACGGACCTGGACGCGACGCAACGTACTGCGAACGAGCGGGGCGATCGCCGGCGTGGGCGCGATGGCCGGCTGCCTCGATTCGCTCGGATCGTCGGGCGACGAGATCGAATACACGGTCTCGATGCCGCCGGTCGGCGAGGTCGGTTTCCCCGGGGTGCCCGAGACGTGGGCAACCGGCAACGGGACTTGGGCCGACATGGGGATCGCGCTCGGTCAGGAGCCGCCGGGGGCCCTCTGGTTGACCTCGCGGTTCCACACCCAGTACTACGACGAGATTCCCGACGTCAGCGTCAGCAAAGAGGGGATGGTCGATCTCTACGAGGACGGCGTCGACGTCGAGAAATTCTACGATATCGACGCCGACCTCCACGTCATGGACCCCAACTTCATGACGAATCGGTACGACAGCATCGACGAGAGCGACGTCGAGGACATCGAACAGATCGGCCCGATCTTCGGAAACACCATCTTCTCCCGGGACTACGCCTGGCACGACGACTACGAGTACCTCACGCTGTACGAGGCGTTCGGAAAGCTCGCCGAAGTGTTTCAGGAAGAAGAGCGCTACGAGGCGTTTTCCGCTCTCCACGACGAGTTCCAGTCGCGGGTCGACGAGATCGTCCCGCCGGAGGACGACCGACCCGAGGTCGCGATCCTGTGGCCCATGGGTGAGGGCGAGTTCCTCCCGTACACGATCGACGAGGGGACGAGTTTCAAACAGTGGCGCGACCTCGGCGTCCGCGACGCGCTCGCGGAAGCGAACGTCTCGGACTTCCACGACTCGCGCGGTCGGATCGACTACGAAAACGTCCTCGAGATCGACCCCGAAATCATCCTGTTCCGCGGCAACGAACAGCTGACCGCCGACGAGTTCCAGGAGCAGGTCGTCGCGGAGATGGAAGACCACAACGTCGCGAGCGAACTGAAGGCCGTCAAGAACGGCGACGTCTACCGCGGCGGCCCGCTCCACCAGGGGCCGATCATCAACCTGATCATGACCGAGCGCGCGGCCCGTCAGGTCTACGACGTCGACGACGAACTCTTCGACCGGCAGAAAGTCAGCGATATCGTCACCGGCGACTTCTGA
- a CDS encoding Lrp/AsnC family transcriptional regulator — protein sequence MTDYELDAVDREILYALQEEARNLSSSEIAERTEASSSTVRKRIQRLESEGVIKGYSANIDYTKSGYPIRMLLFCTAPIPERGDYIDDILDIPGVVSVQELVTGEQNLLVTAVVKTDRDITPIAQEISDMGLTITDEVLVRSHQSTSFDEFSSR from the coding sequence ATGACGGATTACGAACTCGACGCGGTCGATCGGGAGATCCTCTACGCGTTACAGGAGGAGGCTCGGAACCTTTCGTCCAGCGAGATCGCCGAGCGGACCGAGGCGTCGTCGAGTACGGTCCGCAAACGAATCCAGCGGCTGGAATCGGAGGGCGTGATCAAGGGGTACAGCGCGAACATCGATTACACGAAGTCCGGCTATCCGATCCGGATGCTCCTCTTCTGTACGGCTCCGATCCCGGAACGGGGCGACTACATCGACGACATACTGGACATCCCCGGCGTCGTCTCGGTACAGGAGTTGGTCACGGGCGAGCAGAACCTGCTCGTGACGGCCGTCGTCAAGACCGACCGGGATATTACACCGATCGCACAGGAGATTTCGGATATGGGACTGACGATCACTGACGAGGTGCTCGTACGGAGTCACCAGTCGACGTCGTTCGACGAGTTCTCCTCGCGGTAA
- a CDS encoding FecCD family ABC transporter permease: MAEAKSVGGHASARERGGWVTGTLVLFCLASTVVTVVAGLVQVTFGEYSMTVAEAWRAVFDPMVIFNLNAWTAFLFGTELPDMDTASIVVWNLRLPRVFVGIIAGATLAVSGAIFQAVTRNELASPFVLGVSSGAGFAVLATLVVFSGLAPFLPLVAALGGTVAFLVVYGIAWKGGTSPVRLVLAGVIVNMVFQSLQQGLFFFADDLGVVQTAIAWLTGSLTGTGWDEVRIAILPAIVAIAIALAGSRQLNVLLLGESTARSLGMRVERVRFFLSAVAILAASVAIAVAGVVSFFGLVVPHIVRNTVGGDYRQLMIGCLFAGPALMVSADVGARLALSGTQVPVGVVTGLIGGPYFLYLMRNQQSMGEL; encoded by the coding sequence ATGGCAGAAGCGAAGTCGGTCGGCGGGCACGCGTCCGCTCGGGAGCGGGGGGGATGGGTCACCGGAACGCTCGTGCTCTTTTGCCTGGCGAGTACGGTCGTCACCGTCGTCGCCGGGCTCGTGCAGGTGACGTTCGGCGAGTACTCGATGACGGTCGCCGAGGCCTGGCGGGCGGTGTTCGACCCGATGGTGATCTTCAACCTCAACGCGTGGACGGCGTTCCTGTTCGGGACCGAACTCCCGGACATGGACACCGCCAGTATCGTCGTCTGGAACCTTCGACTCCCGCGCGTGTTCGTCGGCATCATCGCCGGCGCGACGCTGGCGGTCTCCGGCGCGATCTTTCAGGCCGTGACGCGAAACGAACTGGCCAGCCCCTTCGTGCTGGGTGTCAGCTCGGGGGCCGGCTTCGCCGTCCTGGCGACGCTGGTCGTCTTCAGCGGCCTCGCGCCGTTCCTCCCGTTGGTCGCCGCCCTCGGCGGCACCGTCGCCTTCCTGGTCGTCTACGGCATCGCCTGGAAGGGCGGGACCAGCCCCGTCCGCCTGGTGCTCGCGGGCGTCATCGTCAACATGGTCTTCCAGTCGCTCCAGCAGGGGCTGTTCTTCTTCGCGGACGACCTCGGCGTGGTGCAGACGGCGATCGCCTGGCTCACCGGATCGCTGACGGGAACCGGGTGGGACGAGGTCCGGATCGCGATCCTGCCGGCGATCGTCGCAATCGCGATCGCGCTCGCGGGCTCGCGGCAGTTGAACGTCCTCCTGCTGGGCGAGAGCACCGCTCGCTCGCTGGGCATGCGCGTCGAGCGGGTCCGCTTTTTCCTCTCCGCGGTCGCGATTCTCGCGGCCAGCGTCGCGATCGCAGTCGCCGGTGTCGTGAGCTTCTTCGGGCTCGTCGTCCCCCACATCGTACGGAACACGGTGGGCGGCGACTACCGGCAGCTGATGATCGGCTGTCTCTTTGCGGGACCGGCGCTGATGGTCTCCGCCGACGTCGGCGCGCGGCTCGCGCTGTCCGGCACGCAGGTCCCGGTCGGCGTCGTGACCGGCTTGATCGGCGGTCCGTACTTCCTCTATCTGATGCGCAACCAGCAGTCCATGGGTGAGCTATAA